Proteins from one Thioalkalivibrio sp. XN279 genomic window:
- a CDS encoding SOS response-associated peptidase, protein MCGRYALYTPIEAVARLFRVAEVHAHDIAPRYNIAPTQEVPIVRRSPFPAADAAQARAAPPVELALARWGLVPFWAKDPAIGNRMINARGETVAAKPAFRAAFRKRRCLVPADGFFEWQKTGDGKQPWYIRDAGGEPMALAGLWELWDPPDGGEPLASCAIITTGANALMRPLHERMPVVLDEAGRAAWLDPEADSGTLEALLAPAPDGILEAWPVSRRVNSPFNEDPSLVQPA, encoded by the coding sequence ATGTGCGGCCGCTACGCCCTCTACACCCCGATAGAAGCCGTCGCCCGGCTGTTCCGGGTGGCAGAGGTCCACGCCCACGACATCGCGCCGCGCTACAACATCGCGCCCACCCAGGAAGTGCCCATCGTGCGGCGCTCACCGTTTCCGGCAGCTGACGCTGCCCAAGCCCGCGCCGCGCCGCCAGTCGAGCTGGCGCTGGCGCGCTGGGGCCTGGTGCCGTTCTGGGCCAAGGACCCGGCCATCGGCAACCGCATGATCAACGCCCGTGGCGAGACCGTGGCCGCCAAGCCGGCCTTCCGCGCCGCCTTCCGCAAGCGCCGCTGCCTGGTGCCCGCGGACGGCTTCTTCGAATGGCAGAAGACCGGCGACGGCAAGCAGCCCTGGTACATCCGCGATGCCGGCGGCGAGCCCATGGCGCTGGCCGGCCTGTGGGAGTTGTGGGACCCGCCCGACGGCGGCGAGCCGCTGGCCAGCTGCGCCATCATCACCACCGGCGCCAACGCGCTCATGCGCCCGCTGCACGAGCGCATGCCCGTGGTCCTCGACGAGGCCGGCCGCGCCGCGTGGCTCGACCCCGAGGCAGATTCCGGGACGCTCGAGGCGCTGCTGGCGCCGGCGCCCGACGGCATCCTCGAGGCCTGGCCGGTGAGCCGGCGCGTGAACAGTCCCTTCAACGAGGATCCCTCGCTCGTCCAGCCGGCCTGA
- a CDS encoding DegV family protein, with amino-acid sequence MATAGIAYLDGQRLARGLLAGIARVAADAEHLNRINVFPVPDGDTGTNLAVMLGSVRAALLRHQERHAGKLLEIVADAALDGARGNSGAILAQFFHGVCDASQDQRLLTTRHFAAAVELGASYAQDALSEPREGTILTVVRDFAAELGQQIAAGGQDFAALLDAGLARAQRSLAATTQQLEALRKAGVVDAGAQGFVDLLQGITDFVRHGSLRTDSENAAPAQGQAHQAQEASFFDAGDNSGHRWCTECLVTGDLDRRRLRGALAGLGSSLVIAGGTRRARIHIHADDPEEVFRAAARFGAVSAKKADDMQAQQVAARSGAGIVAVVTDSAADLPEELLTSMDIHTVPVRIHFGAQSYLDKVSLDTSEFYRLMAESDAHPTTSQPPPGDFRRLYQILASHHAGIVSIHVTGWGSGTFQAAQSAAARAATRTPVLAVDSRNASIGQGLVALRAAELAAAGHSVEEITLALEGIVANTRTWALLGSLEHAVRGGRVPPSKRVIARLLRLEPILATFPDGRIGTAGALLGHRRRIARFARWIAKHAGPPVGQRLAVGHANAPEAAAELLAELQARLPGLEQAFVTEIGTALGVHGGPGTLVVALQRLDT; translated from the coding sequence TTGGCGACAGCGGGTATTGCGTACCTCGATGGTCAACGGCTGGCGCGCGGGCTGCTGGCCGGCATCGCGCGGGTTGCGGCCGACGCCGAGCATCTCAATCGCATCAACGTGTTCCCGGTGCCGGACGGCGACACCGGCACCAACCTGGCGGTGATGCTCGGCTCAGTGCGCGCCGCGCTGCTGCGCCACCAAGAGCGACACGCCGGCAAGCTGCTCGAGATCGTCGCCGACGCCGCGCTCGACGGCGCACGCGGCAACTCGGGCGCCATCCTGGCGCAGTTCTTCCACGGCGTCTGCGACGCGAGCCAGGACCAGCGCCTGCTCACGACCCGACACTTCGCGGCAGCAGTGGAACTGGGCGCCAGCTACGCCCAGGACGCGCTGAGCGAACCGCGCGAAGGCACCATATTGACGGTCGTGCGCGATTTCGCCGCCGAATTGGGGCAGCAGATCGCCGCCGGCGGCCAGGATTTCGCGGCGCTGCTGGACGCCGGACTGGCACGGGCACAGCGTTCGCTGGCCGCCACCACCCAGCAGCTCGAGGCCTTGCGCAAGGCGGGCGTGGTGGACGCCGGGGCACAGGGCTTCGTCGACCTGCTGCAGGGCATCACGGATTTCGTCCGCCACGGCTCCCTGCGCACCGACAGCGAAAATGCGGCGCCCGCACAGGGACAAGCGCATCAGGCCCAGGAAGCCAGTTTTTTCGACGCGGGCGACAACAGCGGTCACCGCTGGTGCACCGAGTGCCTGGTCACGGGCGACCTGGACCGGCGCCGCCTGCGCGGCGCCCTTGCCGGTCTCGGCAGCAGCCTGGTCATCGCCGGCGGCACGCGACGGGCACGCATTCACATTCACGCGGACGACCCCGAGGAGGTGTTCCGCGCCGCGGCCCGCTTCGGCGCAGTCAGCGCGAAGAAAGCCGACGACATGCAGGCCCAGCAGGTCGCGGCGCGCAGCGGCGCAGGAATCGTCGCCGTCGTCACCGACAGCGCCGCCGACCTGCCGGAAGAGCTGCTCACTTCCATGGACATCCACACCGTGCCGGTGCGCATCCATTTCGGCGCACAAAGTTACCTCGACAAGGTCAGCCTGGACACCTCGGAGTTCTACCGCCTCATGGCGGAAAGCGACGCGCACCCCACAACCTCGCAGCCGCCCCCGGGCGACTTCCGGCGCCTGTACCAGATTCTCGCCAGCCACCACGCCGGGATCGTCTCCATCCATGTGACCGGCTGGGGCAGCGGCACCTTCCAGGCCGCGCAATCCGCCGCGGCTCGCGCCGCCACCCGGACCCCGGTGCTGGCGGTCGACTCCCGCAATGCGTCCATCGGCCAGGGGCTGGTCGCGCTGCGCGCCGCCGAGCTGGCCGCGGCCGGGCACAGCGTCGAAGAGATCACGCTCGCGCTGGAAGGCATCGTCGCCAACACCCGAACCTGGGCGCTGCTCGGCAGCCTGGAGCACGCCGTGCGGGGCGGGCGGGTGCCGCCATCCAAGCGCGTCATCGCGCGGCTGCTGCGCCTCGAACCGATCCTCGCCACCTTCCCGGACGGGCGCATCGGCACCGCCGGGGCGCTGCTCGGCCACCGCAGGCGCATCGCGCGGTTCGCGCGCTGGATCGCGAAACACGCCGGGCCCCCCGTCGGCCAGCGCCTCGCCGTCGGCCACGCCAATGCTCCGGAGGCCGCTGCCGAGCTGCTGGCTGAGCTGCAGGCGCGCCTGCCCGGCCTGGAGCAGGCCTTCGTCACCGAGATCGGCACCGCGCTGGGCGTGCACGGCGGGCCCGGCACGCTGGTGGTCGCCCTGCAACGCCTCGACACCTGA
- a CDS encoding general secretion pathway protein GspB: MSLILEALRKSEHERQREAGPALAMVPESRPDRRSPKWLPVLVVLLALNIVVLAAVLLRNSSPEPAAVTTTAPPAAAPAQPARATTAGQARETTVATPLPLPDKPTRHEVRSLTTELPPGSSSTSSRASAAPATAASSPAARTTSAAPADSTATATEDARLPRFADLVVRGELNVPHMHLDIHVYSGDPAERFVFINMRRYNEGNATQEGPKVERITRTGVVMNYQGQQFLLTRD, encoded by the coding sequence ATGTCGCTGATTCTCGAAGCCCTGCGCAAGTCTGAACACGAGCGGCAGCGGGAAGCCGGGCCGGCGCTGGCGATGGTGCCGGAGAGCCGGCCCGACCGGCGCAGTCCGAAGTGGCTGCCCGTGCTGGTGGTGTTGCTGGCGCTCAACATCGTGGTCCTCGCAGCTGTGCTGCTGCGCAACTCGAGCCCCGAGCCCGCAGCCGTCACGACCACCGCACCCCCTGCCGCCGCCCCGGCCCAGCCCGCCCGCGCAACCACTGCCGGCCAGGCCCGGGAAACCACCGTCGCCACGCCGCTGCCGCTGCCGGACAAGCCCACCCGCCATGAAGTGCGGTCCCTGACCACGGAGTTGCCGCCGGGGTCCAGCAGCACCAGCTCGCGTGCGAGCGCCGCGCCAGCCACGGCCGCATCGTCGCCCGCCGCACGCACCACCTCGGCGGCGCCGGCCGACAGCACCGCCACCGCGACCGAAGACGCCAGGCTGCCGCGCTTTGCCGACCTCGTGGTCCGTGGCGAGCTCAACGTGCCGCACATGCATCTCGACATCCATGTCTACAGCGGCGACCCGGCCGAGCGCTTCGTGTTCATCAACATGCGGCGCTACAACGAGGGCAACGCCACGCAGGAGGGGCCGAAGGTGGAACGCATCACGCGGACCGGCGTGGTGATGAACTACCAGGGCCAACAGTTCCTGCTGACACGGGACTAG
- a CDS encoding ExeA family protein encodes MYASFFGLNEKPFAITPDPRYLYLGPRHAEALAHLLYGITESGGFIQLTGEVGTGKTTVVRSLLEQLPDNTEVALVLNPRLSSTEFLLAICDELQVEVEERASPKAIIDALNLRLLKAHAAGRRVVLIVDEAQNLSTEVLEQIRLLTNLETAKQKLLQIILVGQPELRDLLARSDLRQLAQRITGRYHLEPLEADELHAYVRHRLDVAGGRGQIFTTAALRELHRSSDGIPRLVNVIADRALLGAWSREASTVDAKMTRQAASEVFGDRIKRQVRRSPGATAMLLGAAGVVIVAMAAVILFLLQREPAATFQPGSSPATENARLPAATPVQRPQQEVAEPAVVPVRAEPAATTAPETATLESGPDPEPLERRLAAGMLASGTDTAIQSLFGYWNINYSPDAGPACEQAASQGMRCLLQRGTWGELAVLDRPVIMVLSDAEGREHQLVLRRILDGRAELQAGAERVQVPLGELLTLWYGEYLLLWRPEAGDGRPLSRDATGTDVVWLRRALGELRGAPLLPTDSNRYDPALEAAVRDFQREQRLAVDGIAGAMTLIAVNNALGLQRPRLHGTE; translated from the coding sequence ATGTACGCAAGTTTCTTCGGACTCAACGAAAAGCCCTTCGCCATCACGCCGGACCCCAGGTACCTGTACCTGGGCCCGCGTCACGCCGAGGCTTTGGCCCACCTCCTGTACGGCATCACCGAGAGCGGCGGCTTCATCCAGCTGACCGGCGAAGTCGGTACCGGGAAGACCACCGTGGTGCGCAGTCTGCTGGAACAGCTGCCGGACAACACTGAAGTCGCCCTGGTGCTGAACCCGCGTCTTTCCTCGACCGAGTTCCTGCTCGCCATCTGCGACGAGCTGCAGGTGGAGGTCGAGGAGCGCGCCAGTCCCAAGGCCATCATCGACGCGCTCAACCTGCGCCTGCTCAAGGCCCATGCGGCCGGCCGGCGTGTCGTGCTCATCGTCGACGAAGCACAAAACCTCTCCACCGAGGTGCTGGAGCAGATCCGCCTGCTCACCAACCTGGAGACCGCCAAGCAGAAGCTGCTGCAGATCATCCTGGTCGGGCAGCCGGAACTGCGGGACCTGCTGGCGCGCAGCGACCTGCGCCAGCTGGCTCAACGCATCACCGGCCGCTACCACCTGGAGCCGCTGGAGGCCGATGAGCTCCACGCCTACGTGCGTCATCGCCTGGACGTGGCCGGAGGCCGCGGCCAGATCTTCACCACCGCCGCCCTCCGCGAACTGCACCGCAGCTCCGACGGCATCCCGCGCCTGGTGAACGTCATCGCCGACCGCGCGCTGCTGGGCGCCTGGTCTCGCGAGGCCTCCACCGTCGACGCCAAGATGACCCGGCAGGCGGCCAGTGAAGTCTTCGGCGACCGCATCAAGCGCCAGGTGCGCCGGTCGCCCGGCGCCACGGCCATGCTGCTCGGCGCCGCCGGCGTGGTCATCGTCGCCATGGCGGCCGTGATCCTGTTCCTGCTGCAGCGCGAGCCCGCCGCCACGTTCCAGCCCGGGTCCAGCCCGGCGACCGAAAACGCGCGGCTCCCGGCAGCGACCCCGGTGCAGCGGCCACAACAGGAGGTTGCAGAACCCGCAGTCGTCCCGGTGCGTGCGGAACCTGCCGCGACGACGGCGCCCGAGACCGCGACCCTGGAATCCGGCCCGGATCCCGAACCGCTGGAGCGTCGCCTCGCCGCCGGCATGCTGGCTTCCGGTACGGACACGGCGATCCAGAGCCTGTTCGGTTACTGGAACATCAACTACAGCCCGGACGCCGGCCCGGCCTGCGAACAGGCTGCGAGCCAGGGCATGCGCTGCCTGCTGCAACGGGGCACCTGGGGCGAACTGGCAGTACTCGACCGCCCCGTCATCATGGTGCTGTCAGACGCCGAGGGCCGTGAACACCAGCTGGTCCTGCGCCGGATCCTGGACGGCCGGGCCGAGCTGCAGGCCGGCGCGGAGCGCGTCCAGGTCCCGCTGGGCGAGCTGCTGACGCTCTGGTACGGCGAATACCTGCTGCTGTGGCGCCCCGAGGCAGGCGACGGCCGCCCCCTGTCGCGTGACGCCACGGGAACGGACGTGGTGTGGTTGCGCCGGGCCCTGGGAGAGCTGCGCGGCGCGCCGTTGCTGCCGACGGACTCGAACCGCTACGACCCGGCCCTGGAGGCCGCGGTGCGCGACTTCCAGCGCGAGCAGCGTCTCGCCGTGGACGGCATTGCCGGCGCGATGACGCTCATCGCCGTCAACAACGCGCTGGGGCTGCAGCGCCCCCGCCTGCACGGGACCGAGTGA
- a CDS encoding DUF4286 family protein has translation MSGERITYEVTLEPDPAILRDFEAWLEYHADEMIALPGFTGATIHKGEDPETGAALRIVRYELEDRAALQRYLEEFAPRMRAEGIARFGDRFRATRRIVEEGRDAALTDARPCPNCDQLLWGQYCANCGQRARTRMITLWELLQDAGDLIASLDSRLWRTLALLLFRPGRLTLDYLEGKRARYVPPFRLFISASIVFFFVASLLTDFNIGDDVVFDEGTPQQEAPPPETAAEEQPLDFNVTVGGAKFDELCNVDYQGVPDWFAEWIPPERAREICERITLDRGRSFLRAVLSNIPAMMFLFLPVMALVMKLSYPLSGRYYAEHLLFLVHYHSFFYIFSLLLILLEQGGAWLAPGMLPTGLINGAAFIYVMVYLFRALRRVYSQGFWLTLFKYVLMGLSYLFALVTTFVGLLLYTAITL, from the coding sequence GTGTCCGGCGAGCGCATCACCTACGAGGTCACGCTCGAGCCGGACCCGGCCATCCTGCGCGACTTCGAGGCCTGGCTGGAGTACCACGCCGACGAGATGATCGCGCTGCCGGGCTTTACCGGCGCGACCATCCACAAGGGCGAGGATCCCGAGACCGGGGCCGCGCTGCGCATCGTGCGCTACGAACTCGAGGACCGCGCGGCGCTGCAGCGCTACCTGGAGGAATTCGCGCCGCGCATGCGCGCCGAGGGGATCGCGCGCTTCGGCGACCGCTTCCGCGCCACGCGCCGCATCGTCGAGGAGGGGCGTGACGCCGCCCTGACGGATGCGCGCCCATGCCCCAACTGCGACCAGCTGCTGTGGGGCCAGTACTGCGCCAACTGCGGCCAGCGCGCGCGCACGCGCATGATCACGCTGTGGGAGCTGCTGCAGGACGCCGGCGATCTCATCGCCTCGCTCGACTCCCGCCTCTGGCGCACCCTCGCGCTGCTGCTGTTCCGGCCCGGACGGCTGACCCTGGATTACCTCGAAGGCAAGCGCGCGCGCTACGTGCCGCCCTTCCGCCTCTTCATCTCGGCCAGCATCGTGTTCTTCTTCGTCGCTTCCCTGCTGACGGACTTCAACATCGGCGACGACGTCGTGTTCGACGAGGGCACGCCGCAGCAGGAAGCGCCCCCGCCCGAGACGGCGGCGGAAGAGCAACCGCTCGATTTCAACGTCACCGTGGGCGGCGCCAAGTTCGACGAGCTGTGCAACGTCGACTACCAGGGCGTGCCCGACTGGTTCGCGGAGTGGATTCCACCGGAGCGCGCCCGCGAGATCTGCGAGCGCATCACGCTCGACCGCGGCCGCTCCTTCCTGCGCGCGGTGCTGAGCAACATCCCGGCGATGATGTTCCTCTTCCTGCCTGTGATGGCGCTGGTGATGAAGCTCTCCTACCCGCTGTCGGGCCGCTACTACGCCGAGCACCTGCTGTTCCTGGTGCACTACCATTCCTTTTTCTACATCTTCAGCCTGCTGCTGATCCTGCTCGAGCAGGGGGGCGCGTGGCTGGCGCCCGGCATGCTGCCGACCGGGCTGATCAACGGCGCAGCATTCATCTACGTCATGGTCTACCTGTTCCGCGCGCTGCGGCGGGTCTACAGCCAGGGCTTCTGGCTGACCCTTTTCAAGTACGTGCTGATGGGGCTGAGCTACCTGTTCGCCCTGGTCACCACCTTCGTCGGCCTGCTGCTGTACACCGCGATCACTCTCTAG
- a CDS encoding acyl-CoA dehydrogenase yields the protein MATLFWFLVFFGGAIALAYRRVSLGVFTASAGAALVAYTLFGSGGFLWNLVLWVVFAGLVALNVEDFRRERLTRPMLKMYRKMLPSMSRTEREALEAGTVWWEGELFAGVPRWNKLLGAPAPQLSEEEQAFLDGPCEELCRMNDEWQVTHSLQDLAPETWKFLRENGFFAMIIPKHYGGLEFSAYAHSQVLTKVASRSATLASTVAVPNSLGPAELLHKYGTEEQKNRWLPGLADGSEIPCFGLTSPRAGSDAASIPDTGVVCKQEVDGEEVVGIRMNFSKRYITLAPVATVVGVAFRLFDPDGLLGEEKDLGITLALVPAGTPGMEIGRRHLPLSVPFMNGPIEGKDVFVPLDAIIGGPKMAGQGWRMLMECLSVGRCISLPSNANGGAKAAVFATGAYSRIRKQFGMSIGRFEGVQEALARMAGFAYIIDAARSVTIAAVDAGEKPAVPAAILKYHCTELGRDVTDDAMDIHGGKAICMGPKNYLGTGYNSVPVMITVEGANILTRSLMIFGQGAIRCHPFVLKELHAAQDPDQEAGLEAFDRALFGHIGYAFSNAARAFVLGLTGARGAESPTRGPTRRYYQHIGRFSAAFALVSDTAMLTLGGALKKKEMLSARLGDILSNLYLASMVLKHWENQGRREADLPLVEWSCRFLLYRAQEQLHGFLRNFPVRWVARMLRLVVFPRGRSFSSPRDSLSRRIVEGVISPGEMRDGLCEGVYRTVEPGSHLGLLQEAMELSIEASPLEKKLRKGAKEGKIQALGLAGQLEEAVAAGILSAAEAEKLRQADEKIMAIIHVDDFAPEDLSPFVRPSAEDTADKPARKPRARKSAQEAAETTEA from the coding sequence GTGGCGACTCTGTTCTGGTTCCTCGTTTTCTTCGGCGGCGCGATCGCGCTGGCCTACCGTCGCGTCAGCCTGGGCGTGTTCACTGCGTCCGCCGGCGCCGCGCTGGTGGCCTACACCCTGTTCGGCAGCGGCGGGTTCCTGTGGAACCTCGTGCTGTGGGTGGTGTTCGCCGGGCTGGTGGCGCTGAATGTCGAGGACTTCCGCCGCGAGCGGCTGACCCGCCCGATGCTGAAGATGTACCGCAAGATGCTGCCCTCCATGTCGCGCACGGAGCGCGAGGCGCTGGAAGCCGGCACGGTGTGGTGGGAAGGCGAGCTGTTCGCCGGCGTGCCGCGCTGGAACAAGCTGCTCGGCGCGCCCGCCCCGCAGCTCTCCGAAGAAGAGCAGGCTTTCCTCGACGGGCCGTGCGAAGAGTTGTGCCGCATGAACGACGAGTGGCAGGTCACCCACTCGCTGCAGGACCTCGCGCCCGAGACCTGGAAGTTCCTGCGCGAGAACGGCTTCTTCGCCATGATCATCCCGAAGCACTACGGCGGGCTCGAGTTCTCGGCCTACGCGCACAGCCAGGTGCTGACCAAGGTCGCCAGCCGCAGCGCCACCCTCGCCTCGACGGTCGCCGTGCCGAACTCCCTCGGCCCCGCCGAGCTGCTGCACAAGTACGGCACCGAGGAACAGAAGAACCGCTGGTTGCCGGGCCTCGCCGACGGCAGCGAGATTCCCTGCTTCGGCCTGACCAGCCCGCGCGCCGGCTCCGACGCCGCCTCCATCCCCGACACCGGGGTGGTGTGCAAGCAGGAAGTCGACGGCGAGGAAGTCGTGGGCATCCGCATGAATTTCTCCAAGCGCTACATCACCCTGGCGCCCGTCGCCACCGTGGTGGGCGTGGCTTTCCGCCTGTTCGATCCCGACGGCCTGCTGGGCGAGGAAAAAGACCTCGGCATCACCCTGGCGCTGGTCCCTGCGGGCACGCCCGGCATGGAGATCGGCCGCCGCCACCTGCCGCTGTCGGTGCCGTTCATGAACGGCCCCATCGAGGGCAAGGACGTGTTCGTGCCGCTGGACGCCATCATCGGCGGGCCGAAGATGGCCGGCCAGGGCTGGCGCATGCTCATGGAGTGCCTGTCCGTCGGCCGGTGCATCTCGCTGCCGTCCAACGCCAACGGCGGCGCCAAGGCGGCGGTGTTCGCCACCGGCGCCTACAGCCGCATCCGCAAGCAGTTCGGCATGTCCATCGGCCGCTTCGAGGGCGTGCAGGAAGCCCTCGCGCGCATGGCCGGCTTCGCCTACATCATCGACGCCGCGCGCAGCGTCACCATCGCCGCGGTGGACGCGGGCGAGAAGCCCGCCGTGCCGGCCGCCATCCTCAAGTACCACTGCACCGAGCTCGGCCGTGACGTCACCGACGACGCCATGGACATCCACGGCGGCAAGGCGATCTGCATGGGGCCGAAGAACTACCTCGGCACCGGCTACAACTCGGTGCCGGTGATGATCACCGTGGAAGGCGCGAACATCCTCACGCGCAGCCTGATGATCTTCGGCCAGGGCGCCATCCGCTGCCATCCCTTCGTGCTGAAGGAGCTGCATGCGGCCCAGGACCCGGACCAGGAAGCCGGGCTCGAGGCCTTCGACCGCGCCCTGTTCGGCCATATCGGCTACGCCTTCTCCAACGCCGCCCGCGCCTTCGTGCTCGGCCTCACCGGCGCGCGCGGCGCCGAGAGCCCGACGCGCGGCCCGACGCGGCGCTACTACCAGCACATCGGCCGCTTCAGCGCTGCCTTCGCGCTGGTCTCCGACACCGCCATGCTGACGCTGGGCGGCGCCCTGAAGAAGAAGGAAATGCTGTCCGCCCGTCTCGGCGACATACTCTCCAACCTCTACCTCGCCTCCATGGTGCTGAAGCACTGGGAGAACCAGGGCCGGCGCGAGGCCGACCTGCCGCTGGTGGAGTGGAGCTGTCGCTTCCTGCTCTACCGCGCCCAGGAACAGCTGCACGGCTTCCTGCGCAACTTCCCGGTGCGCTGGGTGGCGCGCATGCTGCGGCTGGTGGTGTTCCCGCGCGGGCGCAGCTTCAGCTCGCCGCGCGACAGCCTGTCGCGGCGCATCGTCGAAGGCGTCATCAGCCCGGGCGAGATGCGCGACGGCCTGTGCGAGGGCGTGTACCGCACCGTGGAGCCCGGCAGCCATCTCGGCCTGCTGCAGGAGGCGATGGAGCTGTCCATCGAGGCCTCGCCGCTGGAGAAGAAGCTGCGCAAGGGCGCCAAGGAAGGCAAGATCCAGGCCCTCGGCCTCGCCGGCCAGCTCGAGGAAGCGGTGGCCGCGGGCATCCTGAGCGCAGCGGAAGCAGAGAAGCTGCGCCAGGCCGACGAGAAGATCATGGCGATCATCCACGTCGACGACTTCGCGCCGGAGGACCTGTCGCCGTTCGTGCGGCCGTCCGCGGAGGACACGGCGGACAAGCCCGCGCGCAAGCCGCGCGCACGCAAGTCGGCGCAGGAAGCGGCCGAAACCACCGAAGCCTGA
- a CDS encoding malate dehydrogenase, whose amino-acid sequence MTQPARVAITGAAGQIGYQLAFRIASGQMLGPDTPVILQLLEIPPALGALKGVEMELLDCALPTLAGVVATDKPEEAFADADYALLVGARPRGPGMERKDLLLENAKIFSAQGKALNDNAHRKVKVLVVGNPANTNALITYSNAPDLDHARFTAMTRLDHNRALAQLSIKTGTPVKDIRQMTIWGNHSATQYPDISHCTVAGKAAPKLVDEAWVKDDFIPTVQQRGAAIIKARGLSSAASAASSAIDHIRDWALGSPGDDWVSMAVPSDGSYGVAEGIVYSFPVRCKDGRWEIVQGLEISEFSRERMQATEAELLEERDGVKDLL is encoded by the coding sequence ATGACCCAGCCCGCCAGAGTCGCCATCACCGGCGCCGCCGGCCAGATCGGCTACCAGCTCGCCTTCCGCATCGCCTCCGGCCAGATGCTCGGCCCCGACACGCCGGTCATCCTGCAGCTGCTGGAAATCCCTCCGGCGCTGGGCGCGCTCAAGGGCGTGGAAATGGAGCTGCTGGACTGTGCCCTCCCGACGCTGGCCGGCGTGGTCGCCACCGACAAGCCGGAAGAGGCTTTCGCCGACGCCGACTACGCCCTGCTGGTCGGCGCCAGGCCGCGCGGCCCCGGCATGGAGCGCAAGGACCTGCTGCTGGAGAACGCCAAGATCTTCTCCGCCCAGGGCAAGGCGCTGAACGACAACGCGCACCGCAAGGTGAAGGTGCTGGTGGTCGGCAACCCGGCGAATACCAATGCGCTGATCACCTACTCCAATGCACCCGATCTCGACCATGCGCGCTTCACCGCCATGACGCGGCTGGACCACAACCGCGCCCTGGCGCAGCTCTCGATCAAGACCGGCACACCGGTGAAGGACATCCGCCAGATGACCATCTGGGGTAACCACTCCGCCACCCAGTACCCGGACATCAGCCACTGCACGGTGGCCGGCAAGGCGGCCCCGAAGCTGGTGGACGAGGCCTGGGTGAAGGACGACTTCATTCCCACCGTGCAGCAGCGCGGCGCAGCCATCATCAAGGCCCGCGGCCTGTCCTCCGCCGCCTCCGCCGCCTCCTCGGCCATCGACCACATCCGTGACTGGGCCCTCGGCTCACCCGGCGACGACTGGGTCAGCATGGCCGTGCCCTCGGACGGCAGCTACGGCGTGGCCGAGGGGATCGTGTATTCCTTCCCGGTGCGCTGCAAGGACGGCCGTTGGGAGATCGTGCAGGGGCTGGAGATCAGCGAGTTCAGCCGGGAACGCATGCAGGCCACCGAGGCCGAACTGCTCGAAGAGCGCGACGGGGTCAAGGACCTGCTGTAA
- a CDS encoding GntR family transcriptional regulator, translating to MEGEWNDSQPIYRQLRDRVVNMILEGVLTDGDALPSVRTVAAEYRLNPLTVLKGYQELVDEGLVEKRRGRGMFVREGARKALVKDERQAFLDEQWPEVVSTIRRLKLDLEELLAQARRQLDDEEKSQ from the coding sequence ATGGAAGGCGAGTGGAACGACAGCCAGCCCATTTACCGCCAGCTGCGCGACCGGGTGGTGAACATGATCCTCGAGGGCGTGCTCACAGACGGTGACGCACTGCCCTCGGTGCGCACCGTCGCCGCCGAGTACCGCCTCAATCCGCTCACCGTGCTGAAGGGGTACCAGGAACTGGTGGACGAGGGCCTGGTCGAGAAGCGTCGCGGGCGCGGCATGTTCGTGCGCGAGGGCGCGCGCAAGGCGCTGGTGAAAGACGAACGCCAGGCCTTTCTCGACGAGCAGTGGCCGGAGGTGGTGAGCACCATTCGTCGGCTCAAGCTGGATTTGGAAGAACTGCTGGCGCAGGCGCGCCGGCAGCTGGATGACGAGGAGAAGTCGCAGTGA